The sequence cctcCTTTAGACATACTCTTCTGAAGGATTGTTGCATGTGGCTAGTAGCTTAGAAGCTTCATTTTAGTCGatgtatgtataatttgttACCACAATAAGATATATTGTTTAATTAAGTTAATATTAATTGTAAGCATGATACTATCGTTATTCCAAAGAAGCAAATATTATTCCTTTGACATCGTTTTGGATTTGGTGTTGTGTAGGTTTGGGCTGTACTAAAACCTGGATTTTTGGCTTTACTAGCAGATCCTTTTGATACTCAGCCATTAGATATAATTGTTTTTGAAGTACTGCCAGCATCGGATGGGAATGGCGATGGTCGAGTATCTTTggcaaaagaaataaaagaaccTAATCCACTACGGCATTCATTTAAGGTTAGCAACATCTATAATTCCTGTTTGGGTTTGCGTGTAGTGCCTTACATATGGTATTGGTATCTGAATTTGAAATGTCATATTGATGTCTGCTCTAAATTATTAAACAAGTTAATGTGCATCTCGGTTAGGCTTTTTCATTAACTTGCACTCTTTGTAGGTTTAATGAATTCCTTGTTTCTATTGATGATATTAATAGATCCCTAATTTTCTTGGATTTAAACTTGATTCATGGTTACAAGTTCCTGTTAGAGTacatttttaattaagaatagTCAAGCGGATTTGAAGCCTCAAGTTGTAAATTATGTTGGTTAAGAGAGGGTTTGAGTCTGTTTCTTGTGAGATAATACTGGTTTATTGTTCTATATGTCAGGTATTTGTTGAAAATATTAACTAGGTCCCAATTTTATACTCCCAGTATGGCTGCTAATATTTTCACCCTATTATTATGCGTTTAGAAACTTTGAACTGCATCATGAATGACAATGGAACTTGGCAAgtagttaattatttatttggttTGAACTTTTACGTAAACTAACTTTTTCCTGTGGGTTGGATATTTTCTAACAAATAATGAATATGTTCTAAAGGTTACTTGTGGAAATCGAAATATTAGATTAAGGGCTAAGAGTACTGGTAAAGTCAAGGATTGGGTTGCTTCCATTAATGATGCTGGCCTTCGGCCTCCTGAGGGCTGGTGTCATCCTCATCGCTTTGGTTCTTTTGCTCCTCCGAGAGGGCTGAGTGAAGATGGTAGCCAGGCACAGTGGTTTGTGGATGGCCAGGCTGCATTTGAAGCTATTGCTTCTGCAATTGAGGGTGCAAAATCAGAGGTCTGTTCTGTTATCTTGCCACACTTTAAGCAACTCATATAGAATATTTAAGCATCATCTTTGAGTTCTGAAGATTGGAAATTTTATGCAGATATTTATGTGTGGCTGGTGGCTGTGCCCAGAACTGTATTTACGACGTCCTTTTAGTGCTCATGCTTCTTCTAGGCTTGATGTTTTACTTGAAGCAAAAGCCAAGCAAGGGGTTCAGGTATTGTGTTAGAGAAAAAGAACTTTGATACATATCATTATACTCATTCTTATGGTCAATTAACACGGCAAAATTCCTTAATAAACTTGGGAGGAGTTCAACATGATCTTTGTCGCtttttctaaaagaaaaaattaacacCGCCAAATGCATATTTTATTGCTGATGCTTGTGCAAgatttcttaagttaatcccCATTCCTTAAAGAATAGAATTTGCTTCGTGATTTTACTTTTGACATTGAAATTACTATTGACTGCAGATTTACATTCTTCTGTATAAAGAGGTTGCTCttgctttaaaaataaatagcGTTTATAGCAAGAAAAGGTTGCTTAGCATTCATGAGAATGTTAGGGTATTACGTTACCCCGACCACTTTTCTAGTGGTGTTTACTTATGGTATGTATTCTGCTTGCAATTCACCTTTGGAGTTTTCTAAAACACACGTGTTTTAGTTTATCCTTTTATCTATCGGCAGTTTCTGATCAGAAAAATTGGGTTAAATATAGGTCCCACCATGAAAAAATTGTCATTGTTGATTACCAGATTTGTTTTATCGGAGGCCTGGATCTATGCTTTGGCCGTTATGATACAACTGAGCACAAAGTGGGTGATTGCCCTCCTCTGATATGGCCTGGAAAGGACTACTATAACCCTAGGTGAGCATCATTTTTCTAAGATGGGACTACTATTCTTAAGAGCATGAAAATATACGTGTATATCATTTCTGCTAAAACATTTTACTTTTGTGGCTgatttatatgtataatgtgAATTCTTTGCTGAGTCAGATAGATTATGTTTGTGTACCTTTTTTATTTAAGGCCAGACTTGCAAAATTAGAGTATGTTTGTTGTGGCACTGGTATCTCCAGAGCATTATATTTGCTCTCATTTTATGTTATGTATAATTGTATTATCATCTTGCCTAAGATGCTGCTGATAAGAGTTCTGTAGGTTACATGCCTTTGATTACAGCCCCATTTTTTTTGCATTCTGAGTAATTTCCATTTTAACGTAAAGTTGCTATTATTGGTTTCTACCATGGATTTTATAACATAACTTTTATTAGGGAGTCTGAACCGAATTCTTGGGAAGACACGATGAAAGATGAATTAGATCGTAGAAAATATCCCCGCATGCCTTGGCATGATGTCCATTGTGCCTTGTGGGGACCACCTTGCCGTGACATAGCTAGGCACTTTGTTCAACGCTGGAACTATGCAAAGGTGAGGCCTTTTCCAATTGTTGCTTAATTTTCATTTATGATGGTATAAATGAAGGTGTATGATCTTTACAAAATGTGGATGTTTTCAGAGAAATAAAGCTCTGTATGAAGAAGCAATTCCGCTACTCATGCCTCAGCATCACATGGTCATTCCACACTACATGGGAAGAAGCCAAGGGATGGAGATTGAGGTTACAAATTCCGACAATCACAAGGGAATCAAAAGACATGAATCTTTCTCATCCATGTCATCTTATCAAGACATTCCACTACTTTTGCCTCAAGAAGCTGATGGTTTGGACTCTCCAAGTGGAGAGCCAAAACAAAATGGGTTGAATTCTTCTTCAAATGGTATCCCTTTCCCATTCCGTAAATCAAGAATCAAATCAGCAAGTCCTGGAATCTCATTGAGGGACTTTGTCGATGACTTTGATGGGAAATTGGTTTCAGATGGGAAGAAAACACAACCTGGCATGAAGCATCCAGATTCGGAGTGGTGGGAAACTCAAGAACGAGGCAGTCAAGGTGGCTTCATGGATGATTCTGGACAAGTTGGTCCTCGTACTTCATGTCGATGTCAGGTGGGTTGATAGTTGATACTTTCAACTTTCAGGTTCTAAAATTTCAGTAACGCTTTTCCCATGGGAGTATCAATGGCTTACTGACCTGATTTTTCTGTTGTGCTGATACACGAGTTATCTTTCTGGTAGTGAGTATCCATTGTACATTTGTCACTTTAACCTAGTGAAGCATTTTTTTCTGGTCCCTATACCAGTGGCAGGGACGATTATCTAGATATGTATGCATTAATATGTTATCTAATAGTGTTAATAGTAATATTGGGCTTTGTAATAccctattataattattaacatTTGATATTCAGGTTATTAGAAGTGTCAGTCAATGGTCGGCTGGAACAAGTCAAACTGAAGAGAGCATCCATAGTGCTTATTGCTCTCTTATTGAGAAAGCAGAGCACTTTATCTACATAGAGGTACTTTATTGTTTAAAACCTCACATAAGTTACAAACAACCTTACTAAGTTTCACTTTGTGTTTTGCCTTCCTGACCATTTTTTCCATTCTTGTGGGACTTGTACAGAATCAATTTTTCATATCAGGTCTTTCAGGAGATGAGTTAATACAAAATCGTGTGTTAGAAGCAATGTTTAGGCGCATAGTGCGAGCGTACAATGACAATAAGTGTTTTAGGGTTATTATTGTCATACCACTTCTCCCCGGTTTCCAGGTTGAGCATCTCAATCTGTTGTTAGTTGCTACTCATTTCATCTCTTCTCTATTGTATACTTGCATTCATAATTTCATATAATAAACTTTTTGTTTCACAGGGAGGTCTGGATGATGCTGGTGCTGCCTCTGTAAGAGCAATATTGCATTGGCAATATCGAACAATCTGTAGAGGAAACAATTCGATATTGCATAATCTGTACAATATACTTGGTGCAAAAATGCATGACTACATATCTTTTTATGGGTTAAGGGCTTACGGTAATCTTTATGATGGCGGTCCATTGGCCTCCAGTCAGGTATACCATCTGTTGTCTAGGACATTTTTACTCTTTTCTCAAATTATGGCCCTACATCTCAGCATTTAACGCAGTACTTTTATTGGTGTTGCAGGTCTATGTTCATAGTAAAATAATGATTGTTGATGATTGTATTACTTTAATTGGATCGGCTAACATTAACGACAGGAGTCTGCTTGGTTCAAGAGACTCAGAGGTATGTATATATTGAAATCTAACCAGATTTCGTATGCTTCTAAGAAATTATCATATTAAGCTCCTATTTATTTTttgagtaaatactattttggattatgtgttttgcaaaagttactaactggaccttctattttgttaaatgacaaaataaactctgtatttttcaaaatagtaaaaataagactctaagtttaatttttaacaatttttttttaatataagtaacttgaagacaattaaTTCTTAACcgaacaaatacaaaaaatataaacggttttgtcataacacttaaatcagattattattaaattatattttgacaaaaaatcaattcaagatcttatttgtactattttggaAAAACACAgggtttattttatcatttaacaaaacagagagttcaattagtaatttttgcaaaatacaagattcaaaatggtatttacctttATTTCTTAAGTCATTGAAAGTTGTAAATGCTTTCTTTCTGTTATGTTTGGTTTGGACTCTTGAACCTTAGGACTCTTGTGGAGCAATCTTGTTACTTTGAATAATGTTTAGTCATTAACCATAATATTATACAACATACAAATTTTAGTACATtgacagattttttttttctttttaagaataacaataacaataataaaaaagtatgcATTTAAGCCTACTCCtgatttatgtgcttatttgccTTTTGTGCTTTAGATTGGTGTACTTATAGAAGACAAAGAGCTAGTCAATTCATATATGGGAGGAAAGCCATGGAGGGCAGGGAAGTTTTCTTCGAGTCTGCGATTGTCTTTGTGGTCTGAACACCTCGGTCTTCGTGCAGGAGAGGTTAGTACTTATCAAATTCTCTGTTTCTTTCCAAAGTGTTAACTACCGTGCTAATGACATTTTTATGTAGAATTGACCAGACTTGTTACctaatatattttctctttgTTCACTCTTCAAATGTCATCAGATTCAGAGTATAATCGATCCAGTTGTTGATTCAACTTACAGAGATATCTGGTTGTCAACTGCCAAGGTAAGACGAAAAAAATGAAGATAACTGATTCAGCACTTGTGTTTGAACTTTTGACTAAGTATTAAGTTAACCGTGTATTATTGTGATTTATTTGGCAGACAAATACTGCCATCTTTCAAGATGTATTTTCTTGCACACCAAACGATTTTATACATTCCAGGTATGCTATATTCAGTTAGTTAAATGCGTTACGAGGCTCAACGCTCTTGTTGTGTTAATCTCTGTCGTTGTTGTTCATACAGAGCTGCATTTAGACAAAGCATGGCTTGCTGGAAGGAAAAACTCGGACACACAACAATCGATTTAGGAATAGCCCCAGAGAAGTTAGAATCTTACCATAATGGAGATGTTAAAAGATCAGATCCCATGGACAGGTTAGAGTCTGTCAAGGGACATCTCGTTTCATTCCCTTTGGATTTCATGTGCCAAGAAGATTTAAGACCTGTGTTCAATGAGAGCGAGTATTATGCTTCTCCTCATGTTTTCCATTGAAAGCTCAACAACACATCTCTCACATCACATGCAGTTATATATTTGGAGTCTTGCTTTTTAAAAGCCTCAAATCTTTGTATACATTCCCATTATTTTTTCCTTTGGGAAAATATTTAGCAAATATgcatattaataaattataatgagagaaccaaaaagaaaaaatatacgtGAGGACAGAGCAGAGGCTACCACGAGCCACTAATAGAGCGGAAAATTACCTTTGTAATCATCTTGACTGAAGGGCAAGGGCGCATACTTGTTACTTACATTTCCTGCGTGCCTCTTCATATCCATCCATAGATATTTATCATTATAGCAAAAAAAGTTTATTCTATACTATgcattttttcttctttgttcttttcaaaaataaaataaaataatacattaaTGATGATGTTTAAGCATTTATAAAGAAATTTCAGGTTCGATGTTAGAACTCAAGTGGTTGGGTGTCGGAGGTTGTACTTGTATCtatcaattttatttacttttatttttcagtttCACCACGGTCATTTTAACAAAAACTGATCAGTTctcaaataataacaaaaaaagtaATGAATTAATACTTCGGCTAAAAGTAAACTATTATAAAAACATTAATTAGAGGAGACAAATGTcgataattattatttgatttgtaatttgtaATTTCATCTAAAAACAACTGATGGTAAGTAACATAATTTAAAACTGCGGCAGAGCATACAtcattttgaaataataatatgaagaaaaaaagtgaTGCTTTGACTATTCCTACTATTAATGATAATGTAAAAAGAATACCATATTTTATGAGGAAGAGTAGATGTACAGAAAATTACAGCAAGACATGCATATTTCCGTGTTTATAATAAAATGTAGGCAATTGGTCTAATCAATGCCAGTAGATTTTTTATGTCTAATGACTTAGGGTCCGTTTGGCACAGCTTTTGGAAAAGCTAAAAGATGCTTttcaaaaacacataaaaaggtGTTTGCAGTTAGCTTAAAAAACAAATTATTGAAGAAATTATGGAAAAGttcttaaaatttaaaaagtacaacccaacttttagaaaaagctggtttgattaaaagactttataataaattatttttactaaaaatttatttaattatttattatatattataaaaaataaaaatattttttaaatgaaaaaatatttaaaaataaataatatttaaatttctaattttttattttattttaaaaaatattttatatttatatttttattattaacaaataatatcaatttatgtttcttataaactacaattttatcttttgcaagtgataaaaatataatttaaaaatattaaaaattatttttatcaaatgcatataaatttatactatagaaaaaaataattaaaaatatataaaaaaataaaaaatttatataacatattttttttatatatatttgtaattataatgaactagattaaaatattatcattattgtaatagaatcttaacaactcacagcactttaaaaattataatttaccaaacactcggCTACTTTTTTCACGGTTCATAAATGCTTTTTTCCCACAAAGACATACAACTTTTCCTTGTTTGTGCCAAACTGGCCCTTAGAGAAGCTTTGGAAAAAAATAAGTGGGTTCATATATTAGAGTTGATAAATTTCAGCCACCATACCGAGTCTTAAGGGATTCTGGGGGCTCCTCTTCCATGATGCCTGAACCTGTTGTAGCCAGGTACTCACGGATGTTAGTTTTACGGTCTCCAAGGAAAGTGTGATCTAAGAAGTTGTTATAGGCTTCATCACTCAAATTTTTGGCCGCTAACACACTGCATTGCAAATAAATTCTATATATAATCAACACGTTATGATAGATAGACATATGAGAGGATTAGCAATAAAGTATATTTATGAATCATCACAATAAAAGGACTAATAATGTTCTCCATAAACGATCAAAGGCTCAACAGTCATGAAATCAAAACCCATATACACAACAGCTAAGAACAACGAAAACGAAAATGTTGAAATCACTTCACTTGTAAACAAAACTGATTTCGTGATTCTTCCACTCTTTTGTAATAAAGGTAGGGAATGGCTCTCTTTTCATGACAAGTACCTcaataacaataattttaaaAGTATATGTAGTGACAATACAAACATCAGGAAAAGGAACGAAACATACCAGTGCCGGAGATAAGCACGACATGGTAAGATATCATCTCGCCAAATCTGATCAATGCCATATCGTCCATAGTGTTGAAAATAGATGTCCTTGCTTCCTGTAAACCAACATGAGAATATCAAGTGAACAGATCAACTGAAGATTTACTAACATCATAATAAGTATGAAAGCAAGGAAATTAAATGGGAATGCATGCATATATGAAAATTCCGTGTTTCTTATTATACTGCATGAGGTGGCATGTTTATAATTTAAtctattttatgtaaatttttgcATTTGTCTttctaaatatcttttttaactTTCGCCCCAGTAAGTATACAGACAGACTCTCTAGGTTCGCCACTGAATACTACTACTAGTACTAATCATCACTAAGTTTCcattacattaaaaataaacttGCAAGGACTATATTTCTACATTTTATTGAACCTTAATCTAGTGCTATAGATCAAAATTGTGGTAAAGATTATATCACTTGGAAACTAGTCATCATTCAACAAGTCACCAATATGATCAGCCTTTACTTTCTCCTAAGGCTATGTATTATGCAATTTCTTGTACGTCCTACCTAAAAATGCAAAAGAGATGTAATAATCCCTTTCTTTGCGTTATTGACTGTATGAAAGTAATTTAGTGTCACACTCTCAACAGTTCAAGAACAAATAAAATGGATGAATATACTTGtagaaaataaatatgtatgtgTGTATTTATGTAGTATAAATTATAATGACTTTCTACCTTTACATCTAATCCGGAGGAATTCTTCGTCGCTATAACGAGCACAAAGCACCTGCATTGAGATGCATATatagaaaattacataaaatcaAATAAGGATGGGAAGAAAACAATAATGCGTTTACTAAATTATAATCCCTCAATAATATCTACACACCGCTAATTTATCAAACGGCTTCTCATCAAGTGTTTCAGGCAGAACCTGCCATATAAGAAGAAAGCAACTCagaaaatcaaaacaaaaacaGCTTATGTTGCGAATCAAAACTCAAAATTATAATGTTTAATGGCAGTAAACTAAAAGCTTACGGCAAGGAATCGAAATTCAAGCTCCCTCTCAAGAAATGCCGGGATCTGATCATAATGAAGTTGAGAAAACAGAGAATCAAATATCATTATATATGTCAATTGAACATTGAATCAAACCAAACTGATACGTATCGGTATTGTCCATACATCGGATTTTGAAATTTCGAATACTGTTACAATTAGTGTCTCTCCTTCACAAGGCTCAACACTTAAGCTCGATATTTCCTGCAAtgttaaagaaagaaaagactcaaaataattatatttaaggtCATATATACGTAGCTCGTTTTCTCAATTTCCGAGAGTATGCCGTAATATAGATAAGAAAATTCGGAAAATCaaagacgaagaagaagaagaaaaccttGGTTTCCGGCTTCGCTATTCCACGCTCGAAAAAAATGGGAGCAACATGAGCGAAGACGCGACGAAATCCATTCAATCTGGCGACTCTGAAGTTAATAAGATCCGGAAATGTACTCCTCGCGCTTCTCTCTGGTTTCACATCACATCAGTAAAGTACAATCAACCAGACAACAAAATCAACAGAGATGAATGAAGGAACTGTACGTACGTACCAGAGAGGAGCGAACCGAAGCCGCAAATAGAGATACGACCGTCCGATGCGACGATATTATCAAAATCGGACTCGTGAATGAGCTCCCTAAGGTCCGAATTGTTCGGCAAAGGTTCTGATCGGGCATCGGAGTAGGACATGACGATTATAGTAGATCGCGGGTGGAGATGATCGGATTTAACGGCGCCGTAGGTGAAGAGAGCAAGCGGAGTTGAGAGTGAGAGTGAGGGTTTGGGTATGACGGGAAAAGGGCGGTGGTGAGGGTGAGAAAACGCAGAAGGCGGAGCAATGgagaaaggaaaagagcaaGTGGAAGTGGAAGTGAAGGTCATCAAGTTCGAGTTGGTGACGAAACTCAAATTTTGGAGGGgaaattgatttatttattttcgtaTTCGCAGACTTGGATAATTGGATTATACTTTGAAAGTTTCAACAACTTTACTTGTGGGGTTGCTTTTGTTTTTCGTTTTTTCTTTTACACTTAGACTTGGGGATTCTCTATTTTACCTTTACAAGTTTGAAGATTGCAATCtcctattataattttttaattaatttttatattcgaaaatatatgacaaattttttctttataaaaatATTCGTTATGCTTATA is a genomic window of Cannabis sativa cultivar Pink pepper isolate KNU-18-1 chromosome 9, ASM2916894v1, whole genome shotgun sequence containing:
- the LOC115722753 gene encoding phospholipase D zeta 1 isoform X3: MQGYLNHFLGNMDIVNSREVCRFLEVSKLSFAPEYGPKLKEDYVMVKHLPKIPNNDDSRKCCACDWFSCCNDNWQKVWAVLKPGFLALLADPFDTQPLDIIVFEVLPASDGNGDGRVSLAKEIKEPNPLRHSFKVTCGNRNIRLRAKSTGKVKDWVASINDAGLRPPEGWCHPHRFGSFAPPRGLSEDGSQAQWFVDGQAAFEAIASAIEGAKSEIFMCGWWLCPELYLRRPFSAHASSRLDVLLEAKAKQGVQIYILLYKEVALALKINSVYSKKRLLSIHENVRVLRYPDHFSSGVYLWSHHEKIVIVDYQICFIGGLDLCFGRYDTTEHKVGDCPPLIWPGKDYYNPRESEPNSWEDTMKDELDRRKYPRMPWHDVHCALWGPPCRDIARHFVQRWNYAKRNKALYEEAIPLLMPQHHMVIPHYMGRSQGMEIEVTNSDNHKGIKRHESFSSMSSYQDIPLLLPQEADGLDSPSGEPKQNGLNSSSNGIPFPFRKSRIKSASPGISLRDFVDDFDGKLVSDGKKTQPGMKHPDSEWWETQERGSQGGFMDDSGQVGPRTSCRCQVIRSVSQWSAGTSQTEESIHSAYCSLIEKAEHFIYIENQFFISGLSGDELIQNRVLEAMFRRIVRAYNDNKCFRVIIVIPLLPGFQGGLDDAGAASVRAILHWQYRTICRGNNSILHNLYNILGAKMHDYISFYGLRAYGNLYDGGPLASSQVYVHSKIMIVDDCITLIGSANINDRSLLGSRDSEIGVLIEDKELVNSYMGGKPWRAGKFSSSLRLSLWSEHLGLRAGEIQSIIDPVVDSTYRDIWLSTAKTNTAIFQDVFSCTPNDFIHSRAAFRQSMACWKEKLGHTTIDLGIAPEKLESYHNGDVKRSDPMDRLESVKGHLVSFPLDFMCQEDLRPVFNESEYYASPHVFH
- the LOC115722753 gene encoding phospholipase D zeta 1 isoform X1, with the translated sequence MESEQLITSGSGSRYFQMQPEPALSFSFSLRPEPTRIFDELPKAIIVDVSRPDAGDISPMLLSYTIEFQYKQFTWRLLKKAAHVFYLHFALKKRAFIEEIQEKQEQVKEWLQNLGIGDHSAVVQDDEDEAIPLQNDESAKNRDVPSSAALPIIRPALGRQESISDRSKVAMQGYLNHFLGNMDIVNSREVCRFLEVSKLSFAPEYGPKLKEDYVMVKHLPKIPNNDDSRKCCACDWFSCCNDNWQKVWAVLKPGFLALLADPFDTQPLDIIVFEVLPASDGNGDGRVSLAKEIKEPNPLRHSFKVTCGNRNIRLRAKSTGKVKDWVASINDAGLRPPEGWCHPHRFGSFAPPRGLSEDGSQAQWFVDGQAAFEAIASAIEGAKSEIFMCGWWLCPELYLRRPFSAHASSRLDVLLEAKAKQGVQIYILLYKEVALALKINSVYSKKRLLSIHENVRVLRYPDHFSSGVYLWSHHEKIVIVDYQICFIGGLDLCFGRYDTTEHKVGDCPPLIWPGKDYYNPRESEPNSWEDTMKDELDRRKYPRMPWHDVHCALWGPPCRDIARHFVQRWNYAKRNKALYEEAIPLLMPQHHMVIPHYMGRSQGMEIEVTNSDNHKGIKRHESFSSMSSYQDIPLLLPQEADGLDSPSGEPKQNGLNSSSNGIPFPFRKSRIKSASPGISLRDFVDDFDGKLVSDGKKTQPGMKHPDSEWWETQERGSQGGFMDDSGQVGPRTSCRCQVIRSVSQWSAGTSQTEESIHSAYCSLIEKAEHFIYIENQFFISGLSGDELIQNRVLEAMFRRIVRAYNDNKCFRVIIVIPLLPGFQGGLDDAGAASVRAILHWQYRTICRGNNSILHNLYNILGAKMHDYISFYGLRAYGNLYDGGPLASSQVYVHSKIMIVDDCITLIGSANINDRSLLGSRDSEIGVLIEDKELVNSYMGGKPWRAGKFSSSLRLSLWSEHLGLRAGEIQSIIDPVVDSTYRDIWLSTAKTNTAIFQDVFSCTPNDFIHSRAAFRQSMACWKEKLGHTTIDLGIAPEKLESYHNGDVKRSDPMDRLESVKGHLVSFPLDFMCQEDLRPVFNESEYYASPHVFH
- the LOC115722754 gene encoding uncharacterized protein LOC115722754 isoform X2 translates to MPDQNLCRTIRTLGSSFTSPILIISSHRTVVSLFAASVRSSLVQRSARSTFPDLINFRVARLNGFRRVFAHVAPIFFERGIAKPETKEISSLSVEPCEGETLIVTVFEISKSDIPAFLERELEFRFLAVLPETLDEKPFDKLAVLCARYSDEEFLRIRCKGSKDIYFQHYGRYGIDQIWRDDILPCRAYLRHCVLAAKNLSDEAYNNFLDHTFLGDRKTNIREYLATTGSGIMEEEPPESLKTRYGG
- the LOC115722754 gene encoding uncharacterized protein LOC115722754 isoform X1 — translated: MTFTSTSTCSFPFSIAPPSAFSHPHHRPFPVIPKPSLSLSTPLALFTYGAVKSDHLHPRSTIIVMSYSDARSEPLPNNSDLRELIHESDFDNIVASDGRISICGFGSLLSERSARSTFPDLINFRVARLNGFRRVFAHVAPIFFERGIAKPETKEISSLSVEPCEGETLIVTVFEISKSDIPAFLERELEFRFLAVLPETLDEKPFDKLAVLCARYSDEEFLRIRCKGSKDIYFQHYGRYGIDQIWRDDILPCRAYLRHCVLAAKNLSDEAYNNFLDHTFLGDRKTNIREYLATTGSGIMEEEPPESLKTRYGG
- the LOC115722753 gene encoding phospholipase D zeta 1 isoform X2 — translated: MESEQLITSGSGSRYFQMQPEPALSFSFSLRPEPTRIFDELPKAIIVDVSRPDAGDISPMLLSYTIEFQYKQFTWRLLKKAAHVFYLHFALKKRAFIEEIQEKQEQVKEWLQNLGIGDHSAVVQDDEDEAIPLQNDESAKNRDVPSSAALPIIRPALGRQESISDRSKVAMQGYLNHFLGNMDIVNSREVCRFLEVSKLSFAPEYGPKLKEDYVMVKHLPKIPNNDDSRKCCACDWFSCCNDNWQKVWAVLKPGFLALLADPFDTQPLDIIVFEVLPASDGNGDGRVSLAKEIKEPNPLRHSFKVTCGNRNIRLRAKSTGKVKDWVASINDAGLRPPEGWCHPHRFGSFAPPRGLSEDGSQAQWFVDGQAAFEAIASAIEGAKSEIFMCGWWLCPELYLRRPFSAHASSRLDVLLEAKAKQGVQIYILLYKEVALALKINSVYSKKRLLSIHENVRVLRYPDHFSSGVYLWSHHEKIVIVDYQICFIGGLDLCFGRYDTTEHKVGDCPPLIWPGKDYYNPRESEPNSWEDTMKDELDRRKYPRMPWHDVHCALWGPPCRDIARHFVQRWNYAKRNKALYEEAIPLLMPQHHMVIPHYMGRSQGMEIEVTNSDNHKGIKRHESFSSMSSYQDIPLLLPQEADGLDSPSGEPKQNGLNSSSNDGKKTQPGMKHPDSEWWETQERGSQGGFMDDSGQVGPRTSCRCQVIRSVSQWSAGTSQTEESIHSAYCSLIEKAEHFIYIENQFFISGLSGDELIQNRVLEAMFRRIVRAYNDNKCFRVIIVIPLLPGFQGGLDDAGAASVRAILHWQYRTICRGNNSILHNLYNILGAKMHDYISFYGLRAYGNLYDGGPLASSQVYVHSKIMIVDDCITLIGSANINDRSLLGSRDSEIGVLIEDKELVNSYMGGKPWRAGKFSSSLRLSLWSEHLGLRAGEIQSIIDPVVDSTYRDIWLSTAKTNTAIFQDVFSCTPNDFIHSRAAFRQSMACWKEKLGHTTIDLGIAPEKLESYHNGDVKRSDPMDRLESVKGHLVSFPLDFMCQEDLRPVFNESEYYASPHVFH